The following proteins are co-located in the Syntrophorhabdaceae bacterium genome:
- a CDS encoding lysophospholipid acyltransferase family protein, producing the protein MRRLLALLNLIFSTIFLSLIAVPMAAFDPSGKINDFIARLWVRLHLFICGIKVYTDGFKDIHSPCIFMCNHRSVLDIFALYSALHVPFKWVAKKELFSVPFLGWALKAGGHIDMDRKNARNAVKSLNRAYEYLKEGTNVLIFPEGTWGKGERLLPFKRGGFNLAIKAEVPIIPVAIKGTEWLQPEGFNVPRSKGTIYVSIAKPIYHSKDIPSQRAYLMDIVKSEIERLISKRS; encoded by the coding sequence ATGAGAAGGTTACTGGCTTTATTAAACCTTATCTTTTCCACCATATTTTTATCCTTAATAGCAGTTCCTATGGCAGCTTTTGACCCCTCAGGGAAGATAAATGATTTTATTGCCAGGCTTTGGGTAAGACTGCATCTTTTCATATGCGGCATAAAGGTATACACAGATGGTTTTAAGGATATCCACTCACCTTGTATATTCATGTGTAATCACAGAAGCGTTCTTGATATATTCGCCCTTTACAGTGCATTGCATGTGCCTTTTAAATGGGTGGCAAAAAAGGAACTTTTTTCTGTGCCTTTCCTGGGCTGGGCATTAAAGGCAGGAGGGCATATTGATATGGATAGAAAAAATGCAAGGAATGCAGTAAAGTCATTAAACAGGGCATATGAATATTTAAAAGAAGGAACAAATGTTTTGATATTTCCAGAGGGAACATGGGGAAAAGGAGAAAGACTCCTTCCTTTTAAAAGAGGTGGGTTTAATCTTGCCATCAAGGCAGAGGTGCCTATAATTCCCGTGGCCATAAAAGGGACAGAATGGCTTCAGCCAGAGGGTTTCAATGTGCCCAGGTCAAAAGGCACAATATATGTGTCTATTGCAAAGCCTATATATCATTCAAAAGATATCCCGTCACAGCGGGCATACCTCATGGATATAGTGAAATCAGAGATAGAGAGACTTATCTCTAAAAGATCATGA
- the xseA gene encoding exodeoxyribonuclease VII large subunit, which produces MKNPLTWEPFVFTVTSLTSQIKRIINNQFRDILVEGEISNFKLYPSGHVYFTLKDDQSIIKAVMFNYWGRYPEDMFKDGTSVICKGRVDVYEKRGEYRLIVDVMEVRGLGLLQLKFQIMKEKLLREGLFDASKKKALPLLPQKVGIITSPAGAAIRDMLKIIFERFPNMSVLIYPVRVQGDEACNEIVDAITYLNTTREVDVIILGRGGGSLEDLSPFNEESVARAIHASVIPIVSGVGHETDFTIADFVADARAPTPTAAAGMVVPNKDEILDILRQREDRLAQSMRAMVEKKRSHLYQFMLDLKDKRDFIVTYRMYLDELTNNLLHNLSIYLVNKRQAFKQLSQRLKDLNPDNILKRGYSIAQRKKTKEVICDNRMVSEGEALLLRLYRGSLECLITGKGNRDEE; this is translated from the coding sequence ATGAAAAATCCCCTGACATGGGAGCCTTTTGTATTTACCGTCACCTCCCTTACGAGCCAGATAAAGCGTATCATTAATAACCAGTTCAGGGATATCCTTGTGGAAGGCGAGATATCCAACTTCAAGCTATATCCTTCAGGACATGTGTATTTCACCCTAAAGGATGACCAATCTATAATTAAGGCTGTTATGTTCAATTATTGGGGAAGATATCCTGAGGATATGTTCAAAGACGGGACAAGTGTCATATGTAAAGGTAGGGTAGATGTATATGAAAAAAGGGGTGAATACAGGCTCATTGTAGATGTGATGGAGGTCAGGGGCTTAGGGCTTCTCCAGCTAAAGTTCCAGATTATGAAGGAGAAGCTATTAAGAGAAGGGCTTTTTGATGCATCTAAAAAGAAGGCCCTACCGCTCCTCCCTCAAAAAGTAGGGATTATTACATCTCCTGCAGGGGCAGCCATCAGGGATATGCTCAAGATTATCTTTGAGAGGTTTCCCAATATGTCCGTCCTTATCTACCCTGTAAGGGTTCAAGGTGATGAGGCATGCAATGAGATAGTAGACGCCATTACATATCTTAATACGACCAGAGAGGTGGATGTGATTATCCTTGGCAGGGGAGGCGGCTCCCTGGAAGACCTATCACCTTTTAACGAAGAGTCTGTAGCAAGGGCAATCCATGCATCTGTTATACCTATTGTATCTGGTGTGGGACATGAGACAGATTTTACCATAGCAGATTTTGTGGCAGATGCGAGGGCGCCTACACCTACTGCTGCTGCAGGCATGGTTGTTCCCAACAAGGATGAAATCCTGGACATATTAAGACAGAGAGAAGATAGGCTTGCCCAATCTATGAGGGCAATGGTGGAGAAGAAGAGGTCCCATCTTTATCAATTTATGTTAGACCTTAAGGATAAAAGGGATTTTATTGTCACATACAGGATGTATCTCGACGAACTTACCAACAATCTTCTCCATAATCTCTCCATCTATTTGGTGAATAAAAGGCAGGCATTCAAACAGCTTAGCCAGAGACTAAAAGACCTAAATCCGGATAATATTCTAAAAAGGGGTTACAGTATTGCCCAGAGAAAAAAGACAAAAGAGGTTATATGTGATAACAGGATGGTTTCAGAGGGTGAAGCACTTTTATTAAGGCTGTATAGAGGCTCATTAGAGTGCCTGATAACCGGAAAGGGCAACCGGGATGAAGAATAA
- the thiC gene encoding phosphomethylpyrimidine synthase ThiC, translating into MKNHIVEARKGKATEAMLQVAKDEGMDINTLCGYVAEGKVAILANNRHKDFTPKGVGKGMKVKVNANLGTSPEKADIKLELKKLEMAKKAGADAVMDLSTGGDLDSIRREIIAHAGIPLGTVPIYQAAVETVKKKKTITKMEPDELFDVIEKQGQDGVDFITVHCGVTQGSLERLKQQGRITGIVSRGGAFLADWIIVNKKENPLYEHYDRLLKIAKKYDMTLSLGDGLRPGCIADATDRGQIEELIILGELCSEAIKKGVQVMIEGPGHVPINQIEANIVLQKRLCNDAPFYVLGPIVTDIAPGYDHITSAIGGAIAAYYGADFLCYVTPSEHLGLPGPEDVRDGVIVTKIAAHAADLARGNKDAFKMDEAMSVYRKALDWEGQIKCAIDPEKIIEFRKGRELRNDVCSMCGEYCSMKLIKDYFKKK; encoded by the coding sequence ATGAAAAATCACATTGTAGAGGCACGAAAAGGAAAGGCAACCGAAGCCATGTTACAGGTGGCAAAGGATGAGGGTATGGATATCAATACCCTCTGTGGATATGTAGCAGAAGGAAAGGTTGCCATCCTTGCCAATAACAGACACAAAGACTTTACGCCCAAGGGTGTAGGAAAAGGGATGAAGGTAAAGGTAAATGCCAACCTTGGAACCTCACCGGAAAAGGCAGATATAAAGTTAGAGCTTAAAAAACTCGAGATGGCAAAGAAGGCAGGTGCCGATGCGGTTATGGATTTAAGCACAGGCGGCGACCTTGACAGCATAAGAAGAGAGATAATTGCCCATGCAGGGATACCCTTAGGGACTGTGCCTATATATCAGGCAGCTGTAGAGACGGTAAAGAAAAAAAAGACCATAACAAAGATGGAGCCCGATGAACTCTTTGATGTCATAGAGAAACAAGGTCAGGATGGTGTGGATTTTATAACCGTCCACTGCGGTGTAACACAGGGTTCTCTGGAAAGACTAAAACAGCAGGGCAGGATTACAGGGATAGTGAGCAGGGGAGGTGCATTTCTCGCTGACTGGATAATAGTGAATAAAAAGGAAAACCCCCTATATGAACATTATGATAGGCTTCTTAAGATTGCAAAGAAATACGATATGACCCTGAGTCTCGGTGATGGCTTAAGACCGGGTTGTATTGCCGATGCCACAGATAGGGGCCAGATAGAGGAGCTTATAATACTTGGTGAATTATGCTCAGAGGCCATTAAAAAGGGTGTTCAGGTCATGATAGAAGGGCCTGGACACGTGCCTATAAATCAAATAGAGGCAAATATCGTTCTCCAGAAGAGGCTTTGCAATGATGCGCCCTTTTATGTATTAGGCCCTATTGTAACAGACATCGCCCCTGGTTATGACCATATAACATCTGCCATTGGAGGCGCCATTGCTGCCTATTATGGAGCAGATTTCCTATGTTATGTAACGCCATCAGAACACCTTGGACTACCGGGTCCTGAAGATGTAAGGGATGGTGTAATAGTAACAAAGATAGCAGCCCATGCAGCAGACCTTGCGCGAGGTAATAAGGATGCCTTCAAGATGGATGAGGCTATGTCCGTATATAGAAAGGCCCTGGATTGGGAAGGTCAGATAAAATGTGCCATAGACCCGGAAAAGATAATAGAATTTAGAAAAGGCAGAGAACTTCGCAATGATGTATGCAGTATGTGCGGTGAATACTGCTCTATGAAGCTGATAAAGGATTATTTCAAGAAGAAATAA
- the thiD gene encoding bifunctional hydroxymethylpyrimidine kinase/phosphomethylpyrimidine kinase, producing MKKILTIAGFDPSGGAGITKDMDVFQSMGIHGISVPTCIVNQGPLGVTDVYPIPTDELSRMLHLVAHTDIDAIKMGVLFSEDHIEKIISFIKSYKREIPIVLDPVFSSKNKTGLLTEKGIKVLKDGLIPLLTVMTPNADEAGILTGNTITDEGSMEEAAKAIYALGARYVILKGGHIKGDPIDILFDGKDFTRYGKERLHMEVHGTGCVFSSLLASYLCLGYPMKEAFNATESKIKDLLYSAYRITETGYHYISTDILNSHDANKWQVIEMLKQAGKLLEGLNPVELVPAVQMNIGFALQNATNIEDVAAFPGRISVHKGKIYLKGEPCFGASSHVARLILGMMRRYPFVRSCANIRYDKAIIETAERKGLWVLFFDRQKEPESIKAVEGKSLDFLSEHALSGIETLPDIIYDIGDMGKEPMIRLFGRDPLEVIKKMEMIRP from the coding sequence ATGAAAAAGATCCTTACCATAGCAGGTTTTGACCCTTCAGGAGGGGCAGGGATAACAAAGGACATGGATGTATTCCAATCTATGGGTATCCATGGGATATCCGTCCCTACCTGCATAGTAAATCAAGGTCCTTTAGGGGTGACCGATGTCTATCCCATTCCCACAGATGAATTGTCACGAATGCTCCATCTTGTTGCCCATACAGATATAGATGCCATAAAGATGGGGGTGCTTTTCAGTGAGGACCATATAGAGAAGATTATATCCTTTATAAAATCATATAAAAGAGAGATACCCATCGTCCTTGACCCTGTTTTTTCATCAAAGAATAAAACAGGTCTTTTAACAGAAAAAGGTATAAAAGTTCTAAAAGATGGGCTCATTCCCCTTTTGACAGTCATGACCCCCAATGCAGATGAGGCAGGGATATTGACAGGGAATACCATAACAGATGAAGGCTCTATGGAGGAAGCTGCAAAGGCAATATATGCCTTAGGTGCAAGATATGTGATTCTAAAGGGCGGGCATATAAAGGGTGACCCTATAGACATCCTCTTTGATGGCAAGGATTTTACAAGATATGGCAAGGAAAGGCTCCATATGGAGGTTCACGGCACAGGGTGTGTGTTCTCTTCCCTTCTCGCATCTTATCTATGCCTTGGTTATCCCATGAAAGAGGCATTTAATGCCACAGAATCAAAAATAAAAGACCTTTTATACAGTGCCTATAGGATTACAGAAACCGGTTATCACTATATTTCAACGGATATCTTAAATTCCCATGATGCAAACAAATGGCAGGTAATAGAGATGCTTAAACAGGCAGGCAAACTCTTGGAAGGATTAAATCCTGTTGAGCTTGTCCCTGCTGTCCAGATGAATATCGGTTTTGCTCTTCAAAACGCCACAAACATAGAAGATGTGGCAGCATTTCCAGGAAGGATATCTGTCCATAAAGGGAAGATTTATTTGAAGGGAGAGCCGTGTTTTGGGGCATCAAGCCATGTGGCACGCCTGATATTAGGTATGATGAGGCGCTATCCCTTTGTCAGGTCATGTGCAAATATAAGATATGATAAGGCTATAATAGAGACAGCAGAGAGGAAAGGCTTGTGGGTGTTATTTTTTGATAGGCAGAAGGAGCCTGAATCTATAAAGGCAGTAGAAGGAAAAAGCCTTGATTTTCTATCTGAGCATGCACTATCAGGTATAGAGACTCTGCCTGATATTATATATGATATAGGGGATATGGGCAAAGAGCCAATGATTAGGCTTTTTGGTAGAGACCCCTTAGAAGTTATTAAAAAGATGGAGATGATAAGACCATGA
- a CDS encoding sulfide-dependent adenosine diphosphate thiazole synthase, translating into MIDEKIVTKAIIERFSEKLISNLELDVAVCGAGPSGLVAAYFLARGGLKVAVFERKLSIGGGMWGGGMMFNEIVVQEESREILDMLNIRTKPYTPGYYTVDSVEAVSGICFNAVKAGAHIFNLISIEDLVVRQDRVAGVVINWTAVEMAGLHVDPLTIMSKFVIDATGHPLEVVRVLERKMDVRLNTPSGKVEGEKSMWADVAETMTLENTKEVFSGLYVAGMSANATFGSYRMGPIFGGMLLSGRKVAELIIERMK; encoded by the coding sequence ATGATAGACGAAAAAATTGTTACGAAGGCAATTATTGAGCGTTTTTCAGAGAAACTCATATCAAATCTGGAGCTCGATGTGGCAGTATGCGGTGCAGGTCCTTCAGGTCTTGTAGCAGCATATTTTCTTGCCCGTGGCGGGTTGAAGGTGGCTGTGTTTGAAAGAAAGCTCTCCATAGGCGGTGGTATGTGGGGTGGAGGTATGATGTTCAACGAGATAGTTGTTCAGGAGGAGAGCAGAGAAATACTGGATATGCTCAATATCAGGACAAAACCCTATACACCGGGCTATTATACTGTCGATTCAGTAGAGGCAGTATCAGGGATATGCTTTAATGCTGTAAAGGCAGGGGCGCATATATTTAATCTCATCAGTATAGAAGACCTTGTGGTGAGACAGGACAGGGTTGCCGGGGTTGTAATAAACTGGACCGCAGTAGAGATGGCTGGATTGCATGTAGACCCATTAACCATCATGTCAAAATTTGTTATTGATGCTACAGGGCATCCCTTAGAGGTCGTTAGGGTTCTTGAAAGAAAGATGGATGTAAGGCTCAATACCCCTTCAGGAAAGGTAGAAGGCGAAAAATCCATGTGGGCCGATGTGGCAGAGACGATGACTCTGGAGAATACAAAAGAGGTATTTTCCGGTTTATATGTGGCTGGCATGAGTGCAAACGCCACGTTTGGTTCATACAGGATGGGACCTATTTTCGGTGGTATGTTACTTTCAGGTAGAAAGGTGGCGGAGTTAATAATAGAAAGGATGAAATGA